A region from the Pseudomonas promysalinigenes genome encodes:
- a CDS encoding SDR family oxidoreductase: MEITGGVPGHNGRVALVTGAARGIGLGIAAWLICEGWQVVLSDLDRQRGAKVAKALGDNAWFITMDVADEAQVSAGVSQVLGQFGRLDALVCNAAVANPHNHSLESLSLAQWNRVLAVNLNGPMLLAKHCAPYLRAHNGAIVNLTSTRARQSEPDTEAYAASKGGLVALTHALAISLGPEIRVNAVSPGWIDARDPSQRRAEPLSDTDHAQHPAGRVGTVEDVAAMVAWLLSRQSGFVTGQEFVVDGGMTRKMIYT, translated from the coding sequence ATGGAAATCACAGGCGGTGTACCTGGCCATAATGGTCGGGTTGCTCTGGTCACGGGTGCTGCGCGCGGCATCGGCTTGGGTATTGCCGCCTGGTTGATCTGCGAAGGTTGGCAAGTGGTGCTCAGTGATCTGGACCGCCAGCGCGGAGCTAAAGTGGCCAAGGCCTTGGGCGACAACGCCTGGTTCATCACCATGGATGTGGCCGATGAGGCCCAGGTCAGTGCCGGCGTTTCGCAGGTGCTTGGCCAGTTCGGGCGGCTGGATGCGCTGGTGTGTAACGCGGCAGTCGCCAATCCGCATAACCACAGCCTGGAAAGCCTCAGCCTTGCGCAGTGGAACCGGGTGCTAGCGGTGAACCTCAATGGCCCTATGCTGCTGGCCAAGCATTGTGCGCCGTACCTGCGCGCGCACAATGGCGCGATCGTCAACCTGACCTCTACCCGTGCCCGCCAATCGGAGCCCGACACCGAGGCTTACGCGGCAAGCAAGGGTGGCCTGGTAGCCTTGACCCACGCCCTGGCGATCAGCCTTGGCCCTGAGATTAGGGTCAATGCCGTGAGCCCAGGCTGGATCGATGCCCGTGATCCCTCCCAGCGACGTGCCGAGCCTTTGAGCGATACCGACCACGCCCAGCATCCAGCGGGCCGGGTAGGCACCGTGGAAGATGTCGCGGCCATGGTTGCCTGGCTACTGTCGCGCCAGTCAGGGTTCGTCACCGGGCAGGAGTTCGTGGTCGACGGTGGTATGACCCGCAAGATGATCTATACCTGA
- a CDS encoding DUF2242 domain-containing protein codes for MTRSSVFNALGLALVLAGVAGCSAKKPAIYEHEHFDDSGTYSRSFAVSDAGSCEAARRALLSQGYIITNSGANQVMGNKSFQQNSENHLQISFNVTCAPDVNDEKRSTMFANALQDRYSLKKSNSSASLGVGVLGSVSMPIGSSDDSMVKVASETVTAAQFYDRYFALVESYLPKPKKAVKAKVETPVAKPEKLAPDLGLPEQAAAAAAASPVSDAAPAVVPASEAAASAPVTTPAPASEAAATPVVDDSQGSQPIAPPAQPAPIQVEQGASPEAATSPSF; via the coding sequence ATGACTCGATCATCCGTCTTCAATGCGCTCGGGCTGGCCCTGGTGCTGGCGGGCGTGGCTGGCTGCTCTGCGAAGAAACCTGCCATCTACGAGCATGAGCATTTCGATGACTCGGGGACCTACTCGCGCAGCTTTGCGGTAAGTGACGCAGGGTCTTGCGAAGCGGCTCGTCGCGCTTTGCTCAGCCAGGGTTACATCATCACCAATAGTGGCGCCAATCAGGTGATGGGCAACAAGAGCTTTCAACAGAACAGCGAAAACCATCTGCAGATCAGCTTCAATGTCACGTGCGCGCCAGACGTGAATGACGAAAAGCGTTCGACCATGTTCGCCAACGCCCTGCAGGACCGCTACAGCCTGAAAAAATCCAACAGCTCGGCAAGCCTGGGTGTAGGGGTGCTTGGCTCGGTTTCCATGCCTATTGGCTCCAGTGACGACTCGATGGTGAAAGTCGCCAGTGAGACGGTCACGGCCGCCCAGTTCTATGATCGCTATTTCGCCCTGGTCGAAAGTTACCTGCCCAAACCCAAGAAGGCCGTCAAAGCCAAAGTCGAAACACCTGTGGCCAAGCCCGAAAAGCTGGCACCCGATTTGGGTCTGCCTGAGCAGGCTGCAGCGGCCGCTGCTGCCAGCCCGGTGAGTGACGCTGCACCTGCGGTTGTGCCAGCCAGTGAAGCGGCGGCCTCCGCCCCTGTAACCACGCCTGCGCCCGCCAGTGAAGCCGCTGCCACACCGGTGGTCGATGACAGCCAAGGTTCGCAGCCGATTGCGCCGCCGGCGCAGCCCGCACCGATTCAGGTGGAGCAGGGCGCATCACCCGAAGCGGCAACCTCGCCATCGTTTTAA